From Canis lupus baileyi chromosome 16, mCanLup2.hap1, whole genome shotgun sequence, a single genomic window includes:
- the TOR4A gene encoding torsin-4A, translating to MDGGQPGLEPAAPGPSIPGPSVIAPLRAVVRLRRRVCLLRKRRLLPPGAGPALGPGAPRPGCSSGAPPADPDRPQFFTFDGPAELPSRTPRKRRRRSRVVLYPETSRKCRPHAERRSRAQRCLLLLVAIVGFQVLNAIENLDDNAQRYDLDGLEKALQRAVFGQPEAVARIVALLRDYLATHVHSRPLLLALHGPSGVGKSHVGRLLARHFRSVLEDGALVLQYHARHHCPEARAAQACREELAALVADVVARAEVEEKTPLVVLDEAELMPPALLDELHGFLQPQRAHPFHNAIYVLLSGVGGAEITRFVLQNAASAGPQRPDAHLEPALAAAVQTDEELRARLRVLLVREHPLWQAAAIVPFLLLDKQDVVSCFRDEMAGEGFFPEQARAELLAAQLSYYRVAGREFSVTGCKQVVARVNLL from the coding sequence ATGGACGGCGGCCAGCCCGGTCTGGAgcccgcggccccggggcccAGCATCCCCGGCCCGAGCGTGATCGCGCCCCTGCGCGCCGTGGTCCGCCTGCGCCGCCGCGTGTGCCTCCTGCGCAAGCGGCGCCTCCTGCCGCCGGGCGCCGGGCCTGCCTTGGGGCCCGGGGCGCCCAGACCCGGCTGCAGCTCAGGGGCGCCGCCCGCCGACCCGGACCGGCCACAGTTCTTCACCTTTGACGGCCCGGCCGAGCTGCCGTCCCGGACGCCGCGCAAGAGGCGCCGGCGCAGCCGCGTGGTGCTCTATCCCGAGACCTCGCGCAAGTGCCGGCCCCACGCCGAGCGCCGCAGCCGCGCGCAGCGCTGCCTGCTGCTGCTTGTGGCCATCGTGGGCTTCCAGGTGCTCAACGCCATCGAGAACCTGGACGACAACGCGCAGCGCTACGACCTGGATGGGCTGGAGAAGGCGCTGCAGCGCGCCGTGTTCGGTCAGCCTGAGGCCGTGGCTCGCATAGTGGCGCTGCTGCGGGACTACCTGGCCACGCACGTGCACAGCCGCCCGCTGCTCCTGGCGCTGCACGGGCCCAGCGGCGTGGGCAAGAGCCATGTGGGCCGCCTGCTGGCGCGCCACTTCCGCTCGGTGCTGGAGGACGGCGCCCTTGTGCTGCAGTACCACGCACGGCACCACTGCCCCGAGGCACGGGCGGCGCAAGCCTGCCGGGAGGAGCTGGCCGCGCTGGTGGCCGACGTGGTGGCGCGGGCCGAGGTGGAGGAGAAGACCCCGCTCGTGGTACTGGACGAGGCGGAGCTCATGCCCCCCGCGCTGCTGGACGAGTTGCACGGCTTCCTGCAGCCGCAGCGCGCCCACCCCTTCCACAACGCCATCTATGTGCTCCTCAGCGGCGTGGGCGGCGCAGAGATCACGCGCTTCGTGCTGCAGAACGCAGCCAGCGCGGGGCCCCAGCGCCCTGATGCCCACCTTGAGCCGGCTCTGGCAGCCGCTGTGCAGACCGACGAGGAGCTGCGCGCGCGTCTGAGGGTGCTCCTGGTCCGCGAGCACCCGCTGTGGCAGGCCGCGGCCATCGTGCCCTTCCTGCTGCTGGACAAGCAGGACGTGGTCAGCTGCTTCCGGGATGAGATGGCCGGGGAGGGCTTTTTCCCGGAGCAGGCCCGTGCTGAGCTCCTGGCGGCGCAGCTCAGCTACTACCGGGTGGCCGGCCGGGAGTTCTCTGTCACTGGCTGCAAGCAGGTGGTGGCCCGGGTGAACCTCTTGTAG